Genomic DNA from Thiosocius teredinicola:
GCATTTCAATTTCGTCGACGCCTTCTTCGAGGCCGTCTCCGGGTTCACCACCACCGGCGCTACGGTCATCATCGGGCTCGACCAACTGCCGCCTTCGATCCTTTTCTACCGCGGCGAGCTGCAGTGGCTGGGCGGCATGGGATTGATCGTGCTCGCGGTCGCGATGATGCCGGTGCTCGGGATCGGCGGCATGCAGTTGTACAAGGCCGAGGCGCCGGGTCCGATGAAAGAGGACAAACTGAAGCCGCGCCTCGCGCAGACCGCACGCACACTGTGGCTGATCTATACCGGGCTGACCCTGGCCTGTGCGCTCAGCTACTGGTTTGCCGGCATGAACCTGTTCGACGCCATCGTGCACAGTTTTGCAACCATATCCACCGGTGGTTTTTCGACGCACGATGCCAGTTTCGGCTTTTTCAACAGCCCGTTGATCGACGCCATCGGGATCGTGTTCATGCTCGCCGGCGGCATAAATTTCGCCGTCCACTACTACGCGCTGGCCGGTTTCACGCTGCGCCCTTACTGGCGCGATACCGAGGTGCGCGCCTTTCTGGTCATCATCGTCGTGGCGGTCGTCGTGATCGCCTTCGTGCTGTGGCTGCTGGGCACCTATGAGCACCCGTACGACGCGATGATCAACTCGGTGTTCGAGGTCGTCTCGGTAATCACGAGTACCGGTTTCGGCACGGCCGACTTCTCGTCCTGGCCGAGTTTTCTGCCGGTCATGTTGATCTTCATGAGCTTCATCGGCGGATGCGGCGGCTCGACCGCCGGCGGCATCAAGGTGTCGCGCGTGCTGTTGCTGCTGAAGTACGGCACCCGCGAGATTCACTACCTGATCCATCCACATGCAAGGCGTCCACTGCGCATCGGCAAGCAGATCATGTCGCACCGAGTCAACGAGGCGATCTCCGGGTTCTTCTCTGTGTACGTCGTGACCTTTGCTCTGCTGACCCTGGTCATGATGGCCGCCGGGCTCGATCAGGTCAGCGCATTCGCCGCCATCGCGACCTGTATGAACAACCTCGGCCCGGGACTGGGCGAAGTGGCGGTGACCTTCTCGAGCGTCAGCGACTTCGGCAAGATGATCGGCAGCCTGGCGATGCTCCTGGGTCGCCTCGAGATCTTCACGATGCTGGTGATGCTGACACCGGCGTTCTGGCACGACTGAGTCGAACGACTCGCGACCCGCTGTGCCTACTCGTCACCCCAGATCAACTGCCCGCTTTCGCTGAAATCGTAGCCGCCGAGCATGTCCGCCATCTGGCGGCATTCACCGGACTGCAGCCTGGCCAGCATGTCTTGGAACAGACGGCGGAACCAGATGTTGCGCGGCAGCGCAAGATCGAACGCCTCGGTGCCGCAGGTAACGAAGTCCAGGCCGGCCTCGGTCGCCGCAGACCGCGCACCCGGCGCGATGTCGGCCAACCCGAGCACGATGGCCGTGGCCGCTTCGCGTTCCGACAACGCTGTCGTCGTGACATTCAACGCCGGTGCGCCCGCCGTGTTCTTACGGATCTCCATCAGAAAGCGTTGCGCCCCGGCGCCGGGTTGGCGCTGCACCCAACGATGGCCGGCAGCGAGCAGCGATTCGATATCCTGTGGGTCGGCGACCAGGCCCGGTCTCACCATCAGGCCCTGTTCGCGGCCGAACGCCCTGATCAGCACCCAGTGCCGATGCTGCGGGTGTTGCCGCAGCAAGGCCGGATGGCGCGTGCGGCTTTCGGCCGCCGGCCCCCAATGCAGCGCGCTGATGTCCACCCGGTTTGCCTGCAGCAGTTCCAGCCCCAGCCGCGTGCCGGTGGGTGTGTAACTGACCTGCGCCAATGCATTTACATCACGTGCAAACGCAGTCACGGCACGGTATAGCAAGGGATCGTCACTTCCGGCAACCACCAACCGGTCGGTCAGCAAGCCGCCGTGCGCCGAATCCATCATCCAGCGGTCGATCAACTCACGCGGGAACATCCACTTGCCGGTCACCTTGGTCGCCGGCATCTTGCCTTCGTTGACCAGTGCATAGACCTTCTTCTCATTGAGCTGCAGGTAAGTGGCGACCTGCTTGACGCTCATGAAGGTATCGTTTTGCGAAATCATGACGGCTGACATACGGTGCTTCCTCCCTGTTCCCCTGGCAAACTCATCAACCTTCAGTCGAGCGATGTTTTTCTTTGTCCCGCGGCAACGCCGGCGGTATCGCGTCGAAGGTTACTTGATCGGCACCGTTATAGATTAGAAAGTGACGGCCCTTGGCACGTGCAACGATCACCACGCCGACCTTGCGCGCCAACTCGAGACCGCGATAGGTGATCCCCGACCGCGACAGCAGTACCGGCACCTGCATCTGGGCAACCTTGATCACCATCTCGGATGTCAGGCGGCCGGTGGTATAGAACCACCGTTGTTCGCCGTCGACCGCGTTCAGCCACATGAATCCACTGATCGCGTCGGCGGCATTGTGTCGACCGACATCTTCAACGAACAGATCGATGAACGGCTGATCGACTGCATCGCAGCCGCACAAGGCGCAGCCATGTACCCCGCCGGCGCGACGGTAGACTTCGTTGTGCTCGTTGATTTCATTGAGAACGGCATAGATGCGCGATTGCGTGATCGACACGCGCGGCAGTCGGATCTTTTCGATCTGCTCGCCGATGCGGCCGAACACCGTGCCCTGACCACAGCCCGTGGTCACCGTTCTGTGGCGCAGCTTTTCTTCCAGGTCGGCGATACGTTCGAAGGTGTCGACCCGCACCTCGCCTTTGTCCCAGTCGACGCGCACCGAGTCGACCGACTCCAGGCACGGCACCAGACGCTGGTTGGCGAGATAACCCAGGGTCAACATCTCGGGATGCGTACCCAAAGTCATCAGTGTGACGATCTCGCGATCGTCGAGGTACAGGGTCAATGCACGTTCGCCGGCAATATGT
This window encodes:
- a CDS encoding TrkH family potassium uptake protein, with the protein product MKKLPVLGIIGFFCVLFSLSVIPPALVSLWYGDGEANHFALSFVVIFVLGLALWLPARGRLSDFKRRDGFIIVTLFWVVLSLLSAIPLALSPHFNFVDAFFEAVSGFTTTGATVIIGLDQLPPSILFYRGELQWLGGMGLIVLAVAMMPVLGIGGMQLYKAEAPGPMKEDKLKPRLAQTARTLWLIYTGLTLACALSYWFAGMNLFDAIVHSFATISTGGFSTHDASFGFFNSPLIDAIGIVFMLAGGINFAVHYYALAGFTLRPYWRDTEVRAFLVIIVVAVVVIAFVLWLLGTYEHPYDAMINSVFEVVSVITSTGFGTADFSSWPSFLPVMLIFMSFIGGCGGSTAGGIKVSRVLLLLKYGTREIHYLIHPHARRPLRIGKQIMSHRVNEAISGFFSVYVVTFALLTLVMMAAGLDQVSAFAAIATCMNNLGPGLGEVAVTFSSVSDFGKMIGSLAMLLGRLEIFTMLVMLTPAFWHD
- a CDS encoding helix-turn-helix transcriptional regulator; amino-acid sequence: MSAVMISQNDTFMSVKQVATYLQLNEKKVYALVNEGKMPATKVTGKWMFPRELIDRWMMDSAHGGLLTDRLVVAGSDDPLLYRAVTAFARDVNALAQVSYTPTGTRLGLELLQANRVDISALHWGPAAESRTRHPALLRQHPQHRHWVLIRAFGREQGLMVRPGLVADPQDIESLLAAGHRWVQRQPGAGAQRFLMEIRKNTAGAPALNVTTTALSEREAATAIVLGLADIAPGARSAATEAGLDFVTCGTEAFDLALPRNIWFRRLFQDMLARLQSGECRQMADMLGGYDFSESGQLIWGDE
- a CDS encoding formate dehydrogenase accessory sulfurtransferase FdhD, with the protein product MPEGAEQTEQRYQPEMSDAGLRPSHEVTAVDEYGEVRSGHIAGERALTLYLDDREIVTLMTLGTHPEMLTLGYLANQRLVPCLESVDSVRVDWDKGEVRVDTFERIADLEEKLRHRTVTTGCGQGTVFGRIGEQIEKIRLPRVSITQSRIYAVLNEINEHNEVYRRAGGVHGCALCGCDAVDQPFIDLFVEDVGRHNAADAISGFMWLNAVDGEQRWFYTTGRLTSEMVIKVAQMQVPVLLSRSGITYRGLELARKVGVVIVARAKGRHFLIYNGADQVTFDAIPPALPRDKEKHRSTEG